DNA sequence from the bacterium genome:
AGAAGGTAAACATATCGATGTAACTATAAACTTAGGAATAGCTACTTATCCTGATGATGCGACTACTAAAGATGAATTGATGGCTAAAGCAAAAGAAGATTCGAAAAGGAGAAAACACCATGTCCAAAATATTAGTTGTAGATGATGACACAGAGCTTGTTGAAGCACTTAAGATTAGATTAGAAGTAAATAATTATAAAGTAATGACTGCGTTAAATGGGATAGAGGCATTAGATAAGGTATATAAAGAAATGCCTGATCTGGTACTTTTAGATGCCTGGCTGCCTAAGATGAGTGGGTGGGAGGTCTGCCGTAAGATTAA
Encoded proteins:
- a CDS encoding response regulator codes for the protein MSKILVVDDDTELVEALKIRLEVNNYKVMTALNGIEALDKVYKEMPDLVLLDAWLPKMSGWEVCRKIKESEELNSIKVIFLTARTELSNRLIATQILKADGYITKPFKSEKLIATIKEVLEENVKEKGISNR